TGATCGCACCGCCCAGGCTGGCACCCCAGGTCCACTCGCGGAAGAGCGTATTGGAGCCATCATTAACATCTTCACCACGGAAATGGTCATCGGTGTAGCGCGTATAGAGACTGCCGCTCAAGCGATTCGTTCCGCTCTTGGTCACCGCATTGATCGAAGCACCCGTAAAACCGCTCTGGCGCAAGTCGTAGGGCGAAATTTCCACATTCAACGCTTCAATCGCTTCATAGGGAAGCGGCGAAACCAGGGAAACCGATCCTGATGAATCCAAACCAAACTGGTCGTTCACGCGCACTCCGTCGATTTGGATGCTGTTGAAACGGTTGTTCTGTCCTGCAACTGTCATTTCGTTGCGGTCCGCCTCATTGACCGTCACAAACGGATTGAGACGTGCAAAGTCATTCAGAGAAGCTCCGGTCTGTGGCAGCGATGTTACCGACGCACTGTTAAGACTGGTCCCCACGCCGATCTGGTTGAGATCGATGCTGGTAAGGTCGCGGGCTGAAACCACATAGGGTTCAAGATCGACCACATCCTGCTGCACCTGGAGATTCAGGGTGCGCGTGACAGATAGCTGCAACTGGATATCATTCACCGTCGTGGGACGCACTCCCTCACCAGTGATCTGAAGCACATAGGGTCCACCAGGACGCATTCCCACGATACCATAAGCACCTCCTTCACGGGTGACCGCGCGATAAACCGTTCCGGTAGGAGCATGTACTGCCGTCACCGTAAGGCCTGCAACAGGCTCTCCGGATGCGTCGGTAACCACCCCCGCAAGCGCAGAGGTCGTGACACTCTGAGCATGGAGCACTGAAGTACCCATGACACATGCCATGGCTACGAATGCCAACTTCCATAATCTAGTTTTCATAGTCTTGAGTTTTCCCACTTCGACAACCGTGCAAAGCATGTCCGGAGTCGCTGAGGTTTCATTTCGATAGGTTGTTATGATGAAAAACCGAATCCTTCGGAAATCCACGCGTACCAAGAATTCAAAAGCACAAAAGTGTCAATGGTTTCTACCGTTTGAAATGAGATTGTAACCGTTCTGTTACAAACCATAAGACCCCGTTTTTCGGAGTATTTTTCCTATGCAAAAATGATTTTTAGCGGCCTTTTGTTTCTAACAAAGCGCACAACCATCCCCTCATAAAACCTAAGCTCACGGTATCGGAATACCAAACCACTCAAATCCGCTTCTGCGCACACTCCGCCTTGATCGCCAACGCGGCTCTTCTTACCTGCATTCCTCCCTTGCCAAAGTGCGTTCCATTCCGAAACACTGGAACTGGCATACGAGTCAACATCCACCATGAACCTTCCCACCAACATCCAGGACCTGATCACCAAACACAACCGCCCCGGTCCTCGCTATACGTCCTACCCAACGGCACCGCACTTCAGCGAATCGACCGATATGGTACAGCTCCGGGATGCCTGTGTGAAGGGAGAGGGTCCCGTCTCGCTCTACCTGCACATTCCATTCTGTAAGAGCAACTGCTGGTTCTGTGGCTGCAATACGATCATCACCACGCGCAACAGCTGGGCCGATGAATACCTCGATCTGCTGGAACAGGAAATCGCCCTCATCCATGCCCACATCGATACCGCTCGCGAGGTGACCCAGATCCACCTCGGCGGTGGCACTCCGAATTTCCTCAAGCCCGAACAGATTGACCGTCTCTTTGCCCTTCTGCGCAGTGGTTTTGCCATCGCCAATTCCTGCGAATTGAGCGTGGAAATGGCTCCGAACTACCTCACGCAAGCGCATGTGGATGCATTTCAGCGAGCCGGGCTGAGCCGAGCCTCATTTGGTATCCAGGATGTGCAACCCGATGTGCAGCGCGCGATCAACCGGGTACAACCCATGGAAAACAATGTACGCGCCATCGAGATGTTACGGGGTGCCGGTGTCAAATCCATCAACATCGACCTGGTCTACGGTCTTCCACTGCAAACCGTGGCCTCCTATCAGAATACCCTGCGCGAAGTGCTCAAGCTCGGCCCCGACCGACTTGCGGTCTTCAATTACGCACATGTACCCCACCTCAAACCTTTTCAAAAACGGCTCGAACAGCATCGCATGCCCGCTCCCGAGGAGAAAATTCAGCTGCTGCTGACCATCATCGAACACCTCTCAAACGCTGGATACGGCTACATCGGCATGGATCACTTTGCCAAACCGGAAGATGAGCTGCACGCCGCCCAGCGGGAGCACCGCCTGCATCGCAATTTCCAGGGCTACACCATTCAGGAAGAAAAGGAGGTCATCGCTCTCGGGATCTCCTCGATTTCGGAAACCCCAAAATCCTACCGCCAGAATCACAAGGATTTTGAATCCTATGCCAAGAGCATTGCTGCAGAGCAATGGCCCATCGCGCGCGGCATCCTGCTCAGCGATACCGACGTACTGCACCGCTCCATCATTCAGTCGATCATGTGCAACCTTCGCCTGGAGGCAGCGAGTTTTCCATCAGGCCAGGCCTCGCAGGTTCAGGCTTTGATGGATCACACCCGCTCCAGACTTCAGGAATTCGAGCAGGATGGGCTGTTGCGCCTGGGATCGACCGGATTTGAGGTCACCGAAACAGGACGCCTGTTCCTTCGCAACATTGCGATGGAGTTCGATGCCTACCTGAACATTGGGGACGCCCGCTTCTCACGAACCGTCTGAGTCGCAGCGTCTCCGTGTAGCGGGAGCTTCCAGCTCGCGCTTGCCAGACGTGCATTTCACAGCTGGAGAAAAGAACTCCACTCCAAAGGGGTTGCCATTTTCTCCTGAATGCGGCAACCTGTCACCATGCCGTTGAGGCGTCCTCCTCAGTCTGCCTGCGCAGGCACCTCTCGTTCACCCACTGCCTCCCACGGATTTGCCCTTATGGCAACCCTGGCCATGCTTGGGCTTGTGGTGGCGTGCATGCTCACGTTCAGCAGCTTGATGCGTCTTCAGGTTGACCGGGTTGAATTGCAGACTCATCGCAAGCTCGCCCGGCAAAATGCCCGCGTTGCGCTCGATCTTGCACTGGCGCAGCTGCAGCGCCATACCGGAACTGACCGCGTGATCACATTGCCCGCTGCCACCCTGCTCGATACAACCCCATCCACGCTGGAGGTTACCGGGGTCGAACACCCATACTGGACCTTGGCACTTCATGTTCCCTCTGGAACTTCTACCTGGCTTGTTTCAGGAGCTTCGCAGGCCGATCCACAAGCTCCGCTCTCCGATGAAGAAGCGATCCGGCTCGTCGGTCCCGGCAGTGCTGACCCCACAGAGCCGGATACCTGGGTCTACGTTCCACGGGTGCAACTGCCTGAGCTGCACACCACTCCAGGTTCTGAAACCCAAGGCTTTCAGGCATACGCATACTGGATTGGGGAACTCAACACACGGGCATCCCTGGCCTTGACTGATCCCCTGAGCGATCATTCCGGGATGACTGTGGAACAGCGCAGCTTTCTACAGCTGTCTCAACAGCGACGTTCCGCGCTGGAAGCGTGGCATTCCGAAACTCCCCTGCCCGACTCTGATAATGTGAGGGATCAGATGGCACGCACCGAGGTCGATGCACAGTTGTTTTTCCTGAATCAAAACCGCGAGGCATTACGCAAATCCTACCACGATGTCACCACTCGCACCTACTCCGTGCTGAGCAATTCCATCGACGGTGGACTCAAGGTGAATCTCACCGATCCTGATGCAGAGGTGCTCGGATTCACTCCGCAAATACGCGACGCCCTTCAGCCGAGACTCGACCCGAACTCCGAAGCTCTCCGCATCCCGGGTGATGATCCGGACAACGCCTTCCCCATCAATGGAGACCTGCCTGCCGGGCAACTGATTTCCCACACCCCTCCCATTCTCACCGAATTCTGTCTGTCGATGGGGATTTTCCACACCCAAAGCGACCGTCGCCACCGTCTGCGCTATCACCTGCACTCCGAATGGTTGAATCCCTATCCCCATGAGATGGGATTCCGGAGTAAGCGACCGTTTCTCATTCTGGTGGACCAACTTCCACGGCTCGAAGTTCTGAATGAGAGCAGCGGTGAGGGATTCATTGTCGACCTCAACGCATTCAATCCCGACTTCCGCTACAACGACCCAAGTCAAAGCAAAATTCACGCATGGATGGAATTTGACCGACTCTCGACTTCACCCCGACGGGAAGCGACCTACGGTATCGATGCCGGACAGGTTTACCGCATGAGCGAACCCGACAAGGTGCGGCAGCCTCAGGGTCTCGCACGCACCCTTCAGGAAGCTCCGAACCTCTGGCGCTGGGGAGGGGCACAGGCCCCCGAGGCTGGTGCACGCGAGCCGAACAGAATCTACGGTGACGATGTCATGCGCATCCGATCGCTTGACCCTGTTCGGCTCCGGCTCTCGGTTCTGCCCCTGTCCAACGAAGCACGCATACCGGACGATCAGCACCCCGACTCCTTTGCCGAGCAATCCGGGGCGTTGCTGCAGTTCAAAAACATCGCCTTCCCGGACATCGACCTGCGACTCAGTGGAAGCAACTACTCCCGCTCCACCAGTGGATCGTTCAATCCCAACGACTATCGGCTCGCATTCCATTTCAAGCTGAACGAGCGCGATGCGCGCATCTGGCAAACCCTGTCGGAGGCGCATTCGCTGCGCGACACCCAGATTGATTTTGCAGATACACTCACACGATCCGTGTATGAGATCTTTGATGCAGCAGCTGCTGCACGCAGCAGCGACCCACTCACCGAACAGGAACGATTCTGGGACGACAGTGACCGCACAAACTCAAATCCGCCCAATGCCGAAGCATGGCAATTTTTCCTCTACGACATTCCCTTGTGGCAACCGGTTTCTGCGGCTGCACTGTCACAACTTCACTTTCACGATTACCCACATCCCTGGATAGGTTCACCCCGTGCGAGCCATTCTCCGCTCAACGGGATTTGGGATCGTGCGTTTTTCTCCGGTTCCGCACTCCGTAACTACCCAACCCATTCCCAAGTCTGGAATTCCAAGGCTGCCCACGTCCGCCGGTTCCAGAACCTTCGCCTGGTGCCACTTCCCGACAAAACGGGCACTTTCCCTGACGAATCGACGGTGACCTCTGCCATCGGGGCAGCACATTGCCTCATGGAAGGTGGATTCAACCTCTTCTCTGCATCCCCACTGGCATGGATGATCACGCTCAAACATGCAATGCCTGTAGGCAGTTTGCCGGGCTGGATCAGTTCTGACGCAGGCAGTCCGTCGATTCCAAACACCTTCGCACGACTGCCACACGCTGCTGCCTACCTCCATAGCGGTCGCAGTGACAGCACCCTACCGGACGAGCAACGCAATCGCATGCTCTACCGACAAGCAGTGCGTGCGCTGGATGGTGTTCCAGGCGATGCTGACATCGATCTTCGCGCACTGGCTGAACAAATCGTGCTGGAGATTCGCCAGGCGGTTGCCTCTGCGCCATCGCCCGCATTGCCGATTCATTCCCTTCAGGATTTCATCAATCTCGGAATCATCGAGCAGGCCATCACCAACACCCAACGTCCCGGCGATGGGCGCGGCCTCAACCACGATGCCATCGAAGGAACCCGCGACGGAGACATCGATCCACTCAATCCCGGATTCCTGCGCCAGAGCGATGTGCTCGCACGAGTGGGCAGCCAACTGACGACTCGCAGCGATTCCTTTGTCGTGCGCTGCTACGGTGAGAGCGCTGGCGAGGGTTCGAGTCGCCCGATTGCACAAGCCTGGGCGGAAGCGGTGGTGCAGCGCATTCCTGAATATGTGCGACCTGAAGAACCTGCTCATGCTGCTGCAACTCACACTGCCAACGTCATCGAAGGTCGGCGATACCGCATCCTCCACTTTCGTTGGTTGCAACCCCATGAAATCTAACTCCTCATGCTCCTGCCTCTCATCACGACCTCACATTGCTCCCCCTGCACGCTGGCAACGCAGCACCCCTATGGGTTCTGGTGCAAACTGTGGATCATCGTTCTTTGCAGTGTTTGCGCTGCTTCAGGTGCCAGCAGCACTCCCGAATTGCGTGAGTTTCAGTTTTCGGTCTATTCCATCGGGCAGGCCAACTGGCACGGTATCTACTACCAACCTCATCCCAATGCCTTTCGCCCCGTGCAATTCTGGACGCATGAGCGCTCCCTCCCCCACGCCTATATGGGGACGCTGCCGCTTCAGTTCTTTCATCGAAAACCCGATTCCGATTCTCCAGACGGTTATGCCTACCAACCCATCGCAAGCGTACAGCCTCCGATGGATTCCCATGCCTTTCTGATCGTTTTTATTGCCGATTCCTCAAATTCACAGCCCCACTTCCACCTCCACGCATTGGATGATCGCGAACCCGCCTTTCCCATCGACACACTGCGCATCTTCAACGCAACAGACAGGGCTCTCGAAGGGATTTTTGGACAGCAACCTCTGAAACTTCAACCCGGTATCTCCGCTCCCCTTCCCCTCCAGTCGTTCTGGGGCAAAGAGACCCGAATCGGACTCGCATGGCACGACGAGGGACGATTGCAGAGAGTGTTTCACAGCAAATATACCTTCTACCCGGGTTATCGGGAACTCCTGTTTTTGCTCCCGATGGGCAAGGGTACAACCTTCCGTGTGCGCTCCCTGCGCATTAGCGAACATCGGGAAACCTTGCATCCGCCCCCACCCGATCTGCGCGATCATACGGACGGAGGCAGTCACCAACGGTAAACGCTCAAATCAGGTGCTGCAGCATCAAACTGGCCAGCATCAGGGTGATGAAAAATCCAAACGCATCTGCCAGTGTCATCACAAACGGCCCCGACGCCAGCGCAGGATCCTGCTTTGCCCATTTTAACGCCATCGGAACACAGCCCCCCAGCACCACAGAAATGATGCTGTTGAAAAACATGGCTCCTCCGACAACCAGTCCCAGATAAAAATTCCCCTTCCAGAGCGAGACCACCAGGCCGAGGATCGTTCCCAGACAGAGTCCGAGAATCACCCCCACACTGAACTCCTGAAACAGCACACGCATGATCTCCCACGGTTTGACGAGACCCAATGAGAGTTCACGGATACTCACCGCTACCGCCTGATTCCCAGATGAACCACTCATGTTGGCCACCACTGGCAGAAATGCCGCAAGAATGATCACCTCCTGGATCACGTGATCAAAAAATGCAATCACGGTGGAGGCTGCCAAACTGAGCAACATCCCGATCACTAGCCAGGACAAGCGACGCTGTGCACGTTCCCAGAAGGGCATGCTTCGCAGTTCTTCCTCCCCGCTCAGACCGCTCACTTTCAGAAAATCCTCAGTTGCCTGCTCTCCAACGGCCTCTTCAACTGCCGCACGTCGCACCACTCCAACCAGCCGTTCATGCCGATCCACCACGGGGATGCCGAGCAATTCATGGGATTCAAACAGCCGTCGCAGGTCGACCAGACCCTCATCCGTT
Above is a window of Puniceicoccaceae bacterium DNA encoding:
- the hemN gene encoding oxygen-independent coproporphyrinogen III oxidase, producing MNLPTNIQDLITKHNRPGPRYTSYPTAPHFSESTDMVQLRDACVKGEGPVSLYLHIPFCKSNCWFCGCNTIITTRNSWADEYLDLLEQEIALIHAHIDTAREVTQIHLGGGTPNFLKPEQIDRLFALLRSGFAIANSCELSVEMAPNYLTQAHVDAFQRAGLSRASFGIQDVQPDVQRAINRVQPMENNVRAIEMLRGAGVKSINIDLVYGLPLQTVASYQNTLREVLKLGPDRLAVFNYAHVPHLKPFQKRLEQHRMPAPEEKIQLLLTIIEHLSNAGYGYIGMDHFAKPEDELHAAQREHRLHRNFQGYTIQEEKEVIALGISSISETPKSYRQNHKDFESYAKSIAAEQWPIARGILLSDTDVLHRSIIQSIMCNLRLEAASFPSGQASQVQALMDHTRSRLQEFEQDGLLRLGSTGFEVTETGRLFLRNIAMEFDAYLNIGDARFSRTV
- the mgtE gene encoding magnesium transporter, which produces MSVELTEPKDAWAEIRSLIEARDGTAIVSWIHGLPANEIGRLLSRLSDEEVSLVMHLIGPEQGAELLGLISEAQAVDIIEDLPIESAAKIVDELDSDEQADILGEMDKEDAEAILSQMDPKEASDARRLINYEWSTAGGIMITEFLSFNEGVTTQQLLEDLRKNRDVYADYDVGYIYITGKDRRLKGVLKLRELLLSRDNVKVGSLMTRDPIKVKTDEGLVDLRRLFESHELLGIPVVDRHERLVGVVRRAAVEEAVGEQATEDFLKVSGLSGEEELRSMPFWERAQRRLSWLVIGMLLSLAASTVIAFFDHVIQEVIILAAFLPVVANMSGSSGNQAVAVSIRELSLGLVKPWEIMRVLFQEFSVGVILGLCLGTILGLVVSLWKGNFYLGLVVGGAMFFNSIISVVLGGCVPMALKWAKQDPALASGPFVMTLADAFGFFITLMLASLMLQHLI